The DNA window AGGAGCTGTATTCCAATTTCCAAGACAACCCATACTGCTCTGTTACAACAAGGAAAAAAGCATGCTCTTTTCCTTTATTACTTTGAACATGGGACCGCGAACGACTATTAAAGCCACCGTAAATGAGTATTATTCTTCATATGATTAGCTAGCTACAATAAGATTACATCTATTTAGTTTCATGGTTTGATCGCATTTAGCTCAACATCAGGGACAGATTTATCTTCCATTTGTACATTGCCCTTGTAACGATAGTGATAAGCAACAtagagaaaataaaggaaattgAAGGCCCCCATCCCTGCTAGAAGATAGTAAAAGTAATCCAGTTTTCCAGCATTGATATCACTAGTCAGCCAGTCAGGGTGTCCATGCCCTCCAGTGACATGATGCACAATGTTGACTACAATGCTGCTTAAGTAGCTTGCACCGGCCAGGGagcaaaagagaagagaattAGCAATGCTTCTCATATGCTCCGGAAACTGCTtgttaaaaaattcaatctgTCCAATAATGTTGAATGCCTCGCAGAAGCCCATGAGGATAAGCTGAGGAGCTAGCCAAAAGACTGATATTGGTGCAACACCAGGGTGCAACATAGCTGAGTCCCGTCTCTTCTTTTCCATCACTCCAGCAACAATCATCGCCAGAATTGAGAAAAAGATGCCAATGCCAATTCTTTGAAGAAGTGTTATCCCACCTTcatgtttggtgaattttcGAAGACCTGGAACAATTATTCTGTCATAGACTGGGAGGAAAATTCCAATTGTGATCATCGATATGATTACAATGGAACCAGCTGGGATTTGGATCTTGGAGCCAAGATGCCTGTCCATTTTCAAAGCCTGTGACAAAGTGAACGTTCCCTGTTGTGCCATGGAGGTAAAGCTAATGACACCAGAAGCCCATATAGGAATGACTCTGATAAGGCATTTGACCTCTTCCACTTGTTGAATGCTGCACAGCCTCCATTTATTAGGGGAACCATCGGGTTGTAATTCATTCTCCATTATTATGGCGGCTTTGTTTAAGAACCtaagagaataaaaacaacaattaaaatttagcaTTAGATGCGAGCAGAAGTTCATATAATGAACCTTTACCATGAAACTCTTGCACAATGTTGCctacaaagaaaaagtgtttcAGTCTTAAACTACCGTAAGTTCATTAGTTGGTCAAGTCTTTTTGACTGATTGTTACACGAAATCATGTAATCTTAAATGATTGAATCAAAGTAATATAGTATCAATCAATATCCTTATGGAGCTGAAGCTCATCTTCACACTTGTTGAGTTATACGGACTTTTGATTAACACTATGAAAAGTAAATTCATTCAGTAACCTGAAAGACCGTATCCCACCTGAAATGAATAACCAAGAAATGGTAAccttacatatatatatatatatgcaactTCCAGTGCTTTCGTCAATTAACTcaataatatattttcaaagtaTCTTTGGTGATAAGATATGTCACGTGAAGctgagccaaaaaaaaaaaaagatatgtCACCTGAACTGGCTGGTGACGGGTAGCTTCGACAATACATTTTCCTTTACAGGAGGATCATAGAaaactccaatttcctctcCCTGTGCTGGTAGCTTAAGCTGTCGTTTCCTGTAAGTGGCAAAAAACACTTGCACAATGCTTGAAAATATGCTTCCTTGTGGCTTAACATGCACATAAATTCTAGTTCCGATGAGGAACAGAACTATCGAACTGCCCATGAGCAGGGTAGGAATTCCAAAGCCTAGAACCCAGCTTACTGAGTCTTGAATATAAACCACAAGAGTTAAAGTGAGCAATACGACCACTGTAAATGTGGTGTAATACCAattgaagaagctgctgaTCCCTTTTACCCCTTCTTCAGTGGTTGGATCAAATTGATCAATTCCAAATGGAATGCTGCAGGGTCTTATTCCGCCTGCGCCTACTGATAACAGACCTAGCCCTGTTAGCAGAACTCCCAGTTGAGCCTTGTTTGGACCAACGCAGTGAC is part of the Theobroma cacao cultivar B97-61/B2 unplaced genomic scaffold, Criollo_cocoa_genome_V2, whole genome shotgun sequence genome and encodes:
- the LOC18609286 gene encoding protein NRT1/ PTR FAMILY 2.13, whose amino-acid sequence is MVKSIKEESRSFFLYCCAKNFQKPASPEIKPGEGTNGNASSVSCTKQNKPGGWKAMPYILGNETFERLATFGLSANFMVYLMRELHMDQVSASNVFNIWFGITNFAPLLGAIISDAYAGRFRTIAVASFASFLGMSIVTLTAWIPHLHPAECKPEDQPNGHCVGPNKAQLGVLLTGLGLLSVGAGGIRPCSIPFGIDQFDPTTEEGVKGISSFFNWYYTTFTVVVLLTLTLVVYIQDSVSWVLGFGIPTLLMGSSIVLFLIGTRIYVHVKPQGSIFSSIVQVFFATYRKRQLKLPAQGEEIGVFYDPPVKENVLSKLPVTSQFRFLNKAAIIMENELQPDGSPNKWRLCSIQQVEEVKCLIRVIPIWASGVISFTSMAQQGTFTLSQALKMDRHLGSKIQIPAGSIVIISMITIGIFLPVYDRIIVPGLRKFTKHEGGITLLQRIGIGIFFSILAMIVAGVMEKKRRDSAMLHPGVAPISVFWLAPQLILMGFCEAFNIIGQIEFFNKQFPEHMRSIANSLLFCSLAGASYLSSIVVNIVHHVTGGHGHPDWLTSDINAGKLDYFYYLLAGMGAFNFLYFLYVAYHYRYKGNVQMEDKSVPDVELNAIKP